The proteins below are encoded in one region of Thermodesulfobacteriota bacterium:
- a CDS encoding winged helix DNA-binding domain-containing protein codes for MKRTFKWPQVSAFRLTRHHFLDHNRTELVTVCQDVCGIQAQVMSAAEMALWARMHKLTRADIHSALWKSRNLVKTYCMRGTLHLLPSADFSVYINALKKSRMEAVQRTMSKFVITLRETDKMNIAIMDALNAGPMTKRELTKQISPVVGKRLRTWMSHVWNIFRPAIVEGLICYGPDRGKEPTFVRTDKWLPKQKEIREEEAKQILHRRYMKAYGTATLRDFSKWTGMSTKEARPVWESLQDELVEVYIEDENGFILQEDYDELRNSHVDGHILRLLPYFDPYMLAHADKNHLVHSHHYKKVYRNQGWISPVILLNGRVIGIWFYTRQGKRSSLQIEPFQKFSKTIHTYIEEEAASLGRFLEASWEVKFRR; via the coding sequence ATGAAACGCACATTCAAATGGCCCCAGGTCTCGGCATTTCGGTTAACCCGTCATCATTTCCTGGATCACAATCGGACTGAACTCGTCACTGTATGCCAAGATGTTTGCGGCATTCAGGCCCAGGTGATGTCCGCCGCCGAGATGGCCTTATGGGCGAGGATGCACAAACTCACCCGTGCCGATATCCATTCGGCATTATGGAAAAGCCGCAACTTAGTCAAGACATACTGTATGCGAGGAACGCTCCACCTGTTACCATCTGCTGATTTTTCCGTTTATATAAACGCCCTTAAAAAGAGTCGCATGGAGGCCGTGCAAAGAACCATGTCCAAGTTTGTTATCACTTTAAGGGAAACCGATAAGATGAACATAGCTATAATGGATGCGCTTAATGCCGGGCCTATGACAAAGCGCGAATTAACCAAACAAATTTCACCGGTAGTAGGAAAGAGGTTGAGGACGTGGATGAGCCATGTTTGGAATATTTTCCGGCCGGCTATCGTGGAGGGTTTAATTTGTTACGGCCCTGACCGAGGCAAAGAACCGACCTTTGTCCGGACGGATAAATGGCTTCCGAAGCAGAAAGAAATCCGTGAGGAAGAGGCTAAACAAATACTCCACCGTCGATACATGAAGGCATACGGTACCGCCACTCTCCGGGATTTTTCTAAATGGACCGGCATGTCCACGAAAGAAGCAAGGCCGGTTTGGGAGTCGCTACAAGATGAATTAGTCGAAGTTTATATAGAAGATGAGAATGGATTTATCCTTCAAGAAGATTATGACGAGCTTAGAAATAGCCATGTTGATGGCCACATTCTCCGTCTATTGCCTTACTTTGACCCCTACATGCTTGCCCATGCCGACAAAAACCATTTGGTGCACTCTCACCACTACAAAAAGGTTTATCGCAACCAGGGATGGATATCCCCGGTGATATTGCTAAACGGAAGGGTAATCGGCATCTGGTTTTACACCCGCCAGGGAAAGCGATCGTCTTTACAGATAGAGCCATTTCAGAAATTCTCTAAAACCATTCATACCTATATTGAAGAAGAAGCCGCAAGCCTTGGAAGATTCTTGGAGGCTTCGTGGGAGGTTAAATTTAGAAGGTAA
- a CDS encoding pyridoxamine 5'-phosphate oxidase family protein, producing MFSEREVNYLRSQRLARIATVSKGLPPDVAPVGFDFDGTCFYIGGLNLAKTLKYKNTLENPKVSLVIDDLESINPLEAARHQEPWTRRGRYS from the coding sequence ATGTTTTCAGAAAGAGAGGTTAATTATCTGAGGTCCCAACGGCTAGCCAGAATCGCCACCGTATCAAAGGGATTACCGCCTGATGTCGCCCCAGTGGGCTTCGATTTTGACGGTACATGCTTCTACATCGGTGGATTAAACCTGGCCAAAACCTTAAAGTACAAGAATACTCTTGAGAATCCGAAGGTCTCATTAGTTATCGATGACCTTGAGAGCATAAATCCCCTGGAAGCCGCGAGGCATCAAGAGCCATGGACTCGCCGAGGTCGTTACTCGTGA
- a CDS encoding glycosyltransferase — translation MQSDGHSLKLSVFTIGYESASECRMVIEELRRQRAREVIELIVVAPNRDGIEDELFEGFGAWQWLILPDIRTCGKAMETAVRAARAPYVTYAEEHSYLHESWAERLIAAHESGYDAVGFAMENANPNTLVSWAHLYGQFGPVVAPVEPGESDFLAGHHSSYKRELLLDYGDLLGDMLEDEAALFLDLRSKGKRMFIAGDAVSWHANISSLKTYMAMDYLGQRSFASTRAKVGNWPRWKRILYAGAAPLIPLIRLRRILADIRRTGREGQLLPKILVPISFALLAGAWGEMLGYLLGGGDAAERKAPVELQRERFISKRDPWSKKAKQALQSESS, via the coding sequence ATGCAATCTGACGGACATTCACTCAAGCTATCGGTATTCACCATAGGCTACGAATCAGCATCCGAATGCCGGATGGTGATCGAGGAGCTAAGGCGGCAGAGAGCTAGGGAGGTAATAGAGCTTATCGTCGTAGCCCCCAATCGTGACGGCATAGAAGACGAGCTTTTCGAAGGGTTTGGCGCCTGGCAGTGGCTTATCCTTCCAGATATACGGACCTGTGGTAAGGCGATGGAGACCGCAGTACGCGCCGCCAGAGCACCTTACGTCACATACGCCGAAGAACATTCATATCTTCACGAGAGTTGGGCTGAAAGATTAATTGCCGCCCACGAAAGCGGATACGATGCGGTGGGGTTTGCAATGGAAAACGCCAATCCCAATACCCTGGTGAGCTGGGCGCACCTGTATGGGCAGTTCGGCCCGGTAGTTGCCCCGGTAGAACCAGGGGAAAGCGACTTCTTGGCGGGCCACCATTCTTCTTATAAACGAGAACTACTCCTAGATTACGGCGACCTGCTCGGTGATATGCTGGAGGACGAGGCTGCTCTTTTTCTTGACTTGCGTTCGAAAGGAAAAAGAATGTTTATAGCTGGAGACGCCGTCTCCTGGCATGCTAACATCTCCAGCCTCAAAACCTATATGGCTATGGACTACCTTGGACAACGAAGTTTTGCTTCAACTCGGGCAAAGGTAGGAAACTGGCCCCGGTGGAAACGTATATTGTATGCCGGGGCAGCGCCCCTAATACCTCTTATCAGACTTCGACGAATTCTGGCCGATATCAGACGGACCGGCCGTGAAGGCCAGCTTCTGCCAAAGATTCTCGTTCCTATATCCTTTGCGCTTCTGGCCGGTGCCTGGGGTGAGATGCTCGGATACTTATTAGGCGGAGGAGACGCCGCAGAGCGTAAAGCCCCTGTCGAGCTCCAACGGGAGAGATTCATTTCCAAAAGAGACCCCTGGTCAAAGAAAGCTAAACAAGCTCTCCAGTCCGAAAGCTCATAA
- a CDS encoding GFA family protein: protein MDKINEGGCLCGSVRYRVKGDPAIAAACHCRLCQLKTGSAFGIAVYFEDNQIEFISGSLKPYKFRSDESGRWVQTEFCETCGTTVTWTAEFMPGRRAISGGTFDDPNWIRIDRHVWTRSAHKWMVYPSDVGVFPTTSLK from the coding sequence ATGGATAAAATAAATGAAGGAGGCTGTCTTTGCGGCTCAGTTCGGTACCGAGTGAAAGGTGACCCGGCTATAGCCGCAGCCTGCCACTGTAGGCTTTGTCAACTTAAAACTGGAAGTGCCTTTGGTATTGCTGTCTATTTTGAAGATAATCAAATCGAATTCATAAGCGGTTCGCTCAAGCCCTACAAATTCCGCTCGGACGAGAGCGGCCGCTGGGTACAAACCGAGTTCTGTGAAACTTGCGGCACAACCGTAACTTGGACGGCCGAATTCATGCCCGGCCGTCGGGCGATTTCTGGCGGAACGTTTGACGACCCTAATTGGATCCGCATTGACCGGCACGTGTGGACCAGGTCAGCCCATAAGTGGATGGTGTATCCATCCGATGTTGGAGTTTTCCCCACTACGTCGCTCAAGTAG
- a CDS encoding glutathione binding-like protein, whose protein sequence is MIDLYTAATPNGRKISIMLEEIELPYEVHHLNLNEMQQKEEWYLKINPNGRIPAIVDRDEDNFAVFESGAILIYLAEKTGKLLPSDTKGRSTVIQWLMFQMAGIGPMQGQANVFYRYAPEKIDYAIQRYQRETKRLYQVLDTRLKDNEYLAGDFYSIADIATFPWISAHHWAGVGTEDLPNLRRWHKTVRQRPAVKRGMEIPKEKVKDESEAVERGRKLLV, encoded by the coding sequence ATGATTGACTTATATACCGCAGCGACTCCGAATGGTAGAAAAATCTCCATAATGTTGGAAGAAATTGAACTTCCCTATGAGGTACACCATCTCAATCTGAATGAGATGCAGCAAAAAGAAGAATGGTATCTCAAAATTAACCCGAACGGCAGAATCCCGGCTATAGTGGATAGGGATGAGGACAATTTTGCCGTTTTTGAATCCGGTGCAATCCTCATTTATCTGGCTGAGAAAACAGGAAAGCTCCTTCCTTCCGATACGAAAGGACGCTCTACTGTGATTCAGTGGCTTATGTTTCAGATGGCCGGCATAGGCCCGATGCAGGGGCAGGCGAACGTCTTCTATCGCTATGCGCCGGAGAAAATTGATTACGCAATACAGCGTTATCAAAGAGAGACAAAACGACTCTACCAGGTACTTGATACCCGCCTGAAAGATAACGAGTACCTGGCTGGCGACTTCTACTCTATAGCCGACATCGCAACCTTTCCCTGGATTTCAGCTCACCACTGGGCTGGCGTGGGAACCGAAGACCTTCCTAACCTGAGGCGCTGGCATAAGACCGTGAGGCAGCGTCCGGCTGTAAAACGAGGTATGGAGATCCCAAAGGAAAAGGTAAAGGATGAGTCCGAGGCTGTGGAGAGGGGAAGAAAGCTTTTAGTTTAA
- a CDS encoding arsenosugar biosynthesis-associated peroxidase-like protein: MDQYYKPEHLAHFSQISEGSPRLAEKFFDYYKSVFEDGALSSREKALIALAVSHAVQCPYCIDAYSKESLQQGADLEQMTEAILVATAIPGGASLVHGLLMLDHVTRSGM; encoded by the coding sequence ATGGATCAATATTATAAACCGGAACATCTTGCTCATTTCAGTCAGATAAGTGAGGGTAGTCCTAGGCTGGCCGAAAAGTTTTTTGATTACTATAAATCTGTTTTTGAGGACGGAGCTTTGTCTTCTCGGGAGAAGGCATTGATTGCTTTGGCTGTTTCCCATGCCGTTCAGTGTCCTTACTGCATAGATGCATATAGTAAGGAGTCCCTTCAGCAGGGGGCTGACCTGGAGCAGATGACCGAGGCAATTCTCGTGGCCACCGCTATCCCTGGGGGTGCTTCCCTAGTTCATGGCTTGCTGATGCTCGATCATGTGACAAGGTCGGGAATGTAG
- a CDS encoding isoamylase early set domain-containing protein, protein MTGRTSKRPSRASEKGGIKKQYLKSKSLCKVTFKLPKEAAPDAQTVNIVGDFNRWNKEETPMKRLRNGDFTVTLELETGREYKFKYLIDDVRWENDWHADRYEPNVYGTDDSVVVV, encoded by the coding sequence ATGACGGGAAGAACCTCGAAGAGACCCTCAAGGGCCTCGGAGAAAGGCGGAATAAAAAAGCAATATCTAAAATCTAAGTCTTTGTGCAAAGTGACTTTTAAGTTGCCGAAAGAGGCTGCGCCCGATGCCCAAACCGTTAACATCGTCGGAGATTTCAATAGATGGAATAAAGAAGAGACTCCGATGAAAAGGCTCAGGAACGGTGACTTTACGGTAACTCTGGAGTTGGAAACCGGAAGGGAATACAAGTTCAAATATCTTATAGACGATGTTCGATGGGAGAATGACTGGCACGCCGACCGCTATGAGCCGAATGTTTATGGAACCGACGATTCGGTGGTGGTTGTCTGA
- a CDS encoding lipid-binding SYLF domain-containing protein: protein MLNKATNRKSGVQQPRKSGNILLRFVLGFALLSLIATLPDRAWSDDAQDARDVVTKARITAESFEIDPSWYQMLREAKGLLIVPQIIKGGFIFGGSGGTGVLLARDAKTGKWNGPAFYTIGGVSFGLLAGAEVIEAIIIVRTDRGLTRLLNTGVKLGADLSIAAGPVGAGVGAGNIIADLVVLARTKGLYGGVSLEGSLVNVRDSLNGAYYGKPVSTTDILIFGDVRNPQADGLISAVKKLTGR from the coding sequence ATGCTGAATAAAGCAACGAACAGGAAAAGCGGGGTTCAACAACCGAGAAAATCGGGAAATATTCTCCTGAGATTTGTCCTAGGGTTTGCTCTGTTATCATTAATTGCTACCTTACCAGACCGGGCCTGGTCGGACGACGCCCAAGATGCAAGAGATGTAGTAACGAAGGCGCGGATAACGGCTGAGAGCTTCGAAATAGACCCTTCCTGGTACCAGATGCTCAGAGAGGCAAAAGGTTTGCTTATAGTGCCGCAGATTATAAAGGGAGGGTTCATCTTTGGCGGTTCCGGAGGAACCGGTGTCCTCTTGGCCCGCGATGCCAAGACTGGGAAGTGGAACGGTCCCGCCTTTTACACGATCGGAGGCGTGAGCTTTGGGCTTCTGGCCGGAGCAGAAGTGATAGAAGCCATAATCATAGTAAGGACGGACCGGGGTCTCACCCGTTTGCTAAACACGGGCGTTAAGCTTGGTGCAGATTTGAGCATCGCTGCTGGACCAGTTGGGGCCGGTGTAGGAGCCGGTAATATAATCGCCGACCTGGTCGTGTTAGCCCGTACCAAGGGGCTTTACGGCGGCGTGTCTCTCGAGGGCTCTCTGGTTAACGTAAGGGATTCGTTGAATGGAGCCTATTACGGCAAGCCGGTCAGCACCACCGACATATTGATATTTGGCGATGTCAGGAATCCACAGGCTGATGGGCTTATCTCTGCGGTCAAGAAACTGACCGGAAGGTAG